CGACCCCACTCTGCTCCAACTCACTTCGTTATTCATCATCTGTCTATTAGCAACAGGAGCCGTATGGGTATGGTTATGGAACCGCCAGATCGCAAACTATATGCAGACCTTGGATACAGCGATTGAGCGGGCTATGCATGACCAGCCACCACTCACTAACTATGAAGAAACAGCTCTGTCTTCGATGGAACATAAACTAAAACGCTACATAGGGATTGCTAAGACGAATGAGCGGAATCTTCAGACGGAGAAAAACAAAATAAAAGAGCTGTTATCGGATATCTCCCATCAAACCAAGACACCTCTCTCTAATATCATGGTATTCAGTCAATTGCTGGAGGAGATGCCCGGACTAAATGAGAATGTCCGATACTACGTGCAGCATATTCAAACGCAGTCGGATAAGTTGGATTGGCTAATCCAGTCTCTAATCAAATTATCACGGCTGGAAACAGGAATGATCTCCCTGCAGCAGTTTGAAGCGAAACCGCTCATTCAGACTCTGACGAAGGCATTATCCCAGGTGTATACCCAAGCGGAAAGCAAACAAATTACCATTAATATTGACTGTAGGTCACACATCGTAGCCAGCCACGATGTTAAATGGACAAGTGAAGCACTATTCAACCTGCTGGAGAATGCTGTGAAATATACACCGCATAGCGGACAAATTTCCATTCTTGCTGAAAGCAATGAGATGTTTACCTGTATTCACATTACCGATACTGGGCTTGGAATCCCCAGCGAAGAAATCCATCACATCTTTAAGCGGTTCTACCGGGGGAAGCAGGCGCGTGAATTCGAGGGGGTCGGCATCGGGTTATTTTTGTCCAAAGAGATTATCACGGCGCAGGGTGGTCATATCAAAGTCAGTTCTGAAGCCGGAAAAGGTACAACATTCTCCGTTTTCTTGCCCCAGCGATAAAATAGAATGTGTCATTATGGTCAGAATTCAGACATTCTCCTGTCAGATTGATTTGTTACCCTTAGATTATGGACAAAACGATCTTATTGGAGGGGAAAAGTTATGCCTATTTTACAGACTGAAAATTTAAAAAAACACTATGGAAAGATCGGCTCTGGTGTTAAGGCTCTGGACGGTGTATCACTGGCGGTGGAAAAAGGCGAGTTTGTCGCTATCGTCGGTACTAGCGGCAGCGGTAAAAGCACTCTTCTTCATATGCTAGGTGGATTGGATCGGGCAACTGAGGGCAAGGTTTACGTGGACGGGAACGATATTTTTGCGATGAGTGACGAGAAGCTGACCATTTTTCGGCGCAGATCGGTGGGGTTTGTTTTTCAGAACTATAATTTGGTGCCCATATTAAATGTGCGGGAGAATATTGTACTGCCTATTGAGCTGGACGGTGGCAAAATAGATGAGGCTTATCTTGATCTGATCATCCGCACCTTGGGCTTGCAGGAAAAAGTGAATACTCTACCTTCTAATCTGTCTGGTGGGCAGCAGCAGCGGGTGGCGATTGCCAGAGCATTGGCAACCAAGCCATCAATTATCTTGGCGGATGAGCCCACAGGTAATCTGGATAGTAAAACAAGCCAGGAAGTACTGATTCTGCTGAAGCAGATGAGTGAGAAATTCTACCAAACTATCGTGATGATCACGCACAATGAACAAATTGCTCAAACTGCTGACCGCATTATCCGTATTGAAGATGGCATCATTTTCACTGGTCAACCCCGCAGCTCCGAAGTGAGCCAGCCATGATCAGTACGAATAATCGCAAGACCATTGCTGCTTTAGCCAAAAAAAGCCTCAAAGCCAACCGGGCTCGCAATTTTACTATCATCTGTGCCATTGTACTGACTACCGTTTTGATCACCGCCGTGTTTACCATGGCGCTCAGTATTAACAAATCGATGCAACACGCACAAATGCAGACTACCGGTAGCGATTATCATGGAAGCTTCAAATATCTGAATCCTGCCGAGTTGGAGAAGCTGAAGAATCATCCATCCATCAAAGAATATGGCGTTTTCCTTAAGGTTGGCGATATAAGCACCAGTCTGTTCAAGAATAACCGCGTAGAGGTACTTCGTGTTGACGAGAATTATGTCAAACATGGATTTATCAACTTTATAGCTGGTGGTTTGCCTTCCCGTGTGGATGAAATCGTCCTAAATACTTGGGCGCTTGACATGCTTGGAGCAAAACATGAGTTAGGCCAGATTGTGAAGCTGGATATAGACACGGGTGAAAAAGTCATAAGCCAAGACTTTAAGATCTCCGGATTTTACGAAACCGATCAAAATTTAGCAATGTCAGGATTGGCTTTTGTATCAGAAGCTTTCACACAGAAGAACATTTCCCAAATTGATCCGGACCTCTCTGAAGCAACGGGTTCTTATGTGAACACCTCAGATTTGGCGGTGATGTTTAATAATTCTTATAATATTGAAAAGAAGGTACAAAAGATTTTGGCGGACACCGGCCTGGATGTGCCCTATGGTGTAAATCCTGCTTATACGAGTGTCTCTCTCTCTGAAAATCTAGTGAATATCATTCCTTATGCAGTTGTCATTCTAATCACAATGCTGAGCGGCTATTTGCTGATTTACAATATCTTTTTTATTTCCGTCGTGCGGGATGTGAAATTTTATGGACTGCTAAAGACCATCGGCACCACACCTCGACAACTGAAAAAAATCATCTCCATTCAGGCTCGCTCACTTTATCTCGTCGCGCTGCCCTTTGGATTAGGGTTTGGATATCTGCTAGGCTTACTGGTTCTCCCCATGGCCAACTCAATCTCAAGCAATACTTCCGGTAATGTCTATTCTGCTAGCCCGTGGATATTTATTGGCGCAGCAGCATTCTCGTTTATGACAGTATGGATCGCCGCAAGCAAACCGGGTCGGATGGCCTCGCGAACCTCGCCAGTAGAGGCTGTAAAATTTGCTGGAGTCAGCAGCATCGGAAAACGGAAAACCAAGAAATCAAAACATGGAGCAAAACTTCACAACATGGCGTTCTCCAACCTGCTCAGAAGCAAAAAAAAGCTGATCTTGATGCTCTCTTCGCTCTCCTTGAGTATCATCTTATTCAGCACCATTTTTACAGTAATCTCCTCTTTGGATGTGAATAAATATCTGCGTGCTTTTATCTCCGGAGATTTTGTGGTTCAGAATGAAGTGTTAGTCAGTATTAGAGGAGCTCGAGACGGTGATCCTTATAAGCTTTCGGAGGAATTCGCCAACAATCTAAGTAAAATTGACGGTGTAGAAAGTGTAGATAAGGTTTACTACAGGTATGTTCCATATCCTGTCGATGATGCGGTCCGGGCTATTTTAGAGCCATCGGCCGCTGCTGCTGACCCACATCCTTATCTTCTCTCCACTCTAGATAAGGGGGGAATGATCTACATTAAACTATATGGATTAGATCCAGGTTGGTATGATCTTTTGGACAAGGATATTATCGAAGGTGAGTTTAACAGGCAGAAGTTTTCTTCAGGAAAATATGTGATCATAACCGAGGCCAATCTAATGGAAGAAGATAGCTACCGCTCCTATTATCATCCTGGAGATACAATCACTTTCGGGAAGTCGGGGAAGTCTTATGAGGTGATGGCGGTATTAAAAAATGATGCGGTATATGCTGCAACAACAAAAGCTTTCTCCGTGTTAGGCTATAATGCCTTCCTCCCTGCTCCGGAACTGCAGAAGGAAATACCGCAAGGCACCGATCCGGCCTATATCGTTTCAGCCACACTGCACGTCGATCCGACTAAGCTGGACCAGGTAGAACAAGCTGCCAAAGCTCTAACAGATTCGACAAATGAATTAACCTTGAAATCCAGGGAGGATTACAAGGAGGAGCTTGGCGGATTTATTCGCATTTTTCAAACCATAGGTTATAGTCTTAGTTTAGTCATTGCTCTCATCGGCGTGTTGAATTATGTTAATACCGTACTTACTGGAGTCATCTCCCGCAGAAATGAATTTGCCATGCTGGAGAGCATCGGCATGACCAAAAAGCAATTAAAACGTATGTTAATTTATGAAGGACTCTACAATGTGCTTTGTACTGTGCTCATAACGTCAACATTAGGTGTGCTGCTGACCTATAAGATTTCCAAAAGCATCACAGAAGTTATAGCCTTTACGGTATTCCGAATGAGCTGGTTGCCGTTTATCTTCACCGTTCCTGTTATGTTAATCATTGCTTTCGCAGTGACGCTGAGAGCATATAAAACAATATCCCAAGCAACAATTGTGGAACGGTTAAGAGAGATAGAGTAGCAGCACAGCAAGCAAAAACGCCTTCGGCGTCCCTAAAGGACGGTAAGCGTTTATGCGAGAAGTATAAGGATATTGTATAGCGTGAAACTTATACTTTCTATATTTTAAAATATCCCCTCAAAGTGTAGCTTTTCTTCGATGCGTACACATGTACTTTGTGGGGGCCCCAAATATATACTCTCTGATACGTTAAAAAAAGGGCAAGCCACCGCCAACGCGGCAGGACTTGCCCTTTTCTTATAATAATCAGTTATTTTTTATATTATTTAAAAGCAGGTAATGCGATATCCGCGTAATTATCTTCAAGGAATTTCTTCACTTCAGGACCGCTAATCCGTTTAGCTAGCTTCTGAATCGCGTCAGAG
The window above is part of the Paenibacillus sp. FSL K6-0276 genome. Proteins encoded here:
- a CDS encoding HAMP domain-containing sensor histidine kinase codes for the protein MNKNGVPPHFKQVHRLFLLIIIVLVACFIGRIMFLYGFDPTLLQLTSLFIICLLATGAVWVWLWNRQIANYMQTLDTAIERAMHDQPPLTNYEETALSSMEHKLKRYIGIAKTNERNLQTEKNKIKELLSDISHQTKTPLSNIMVFSQLLEEMPGLNENVRYYVQHIQTQSDKLDWLIQSLIKLSRLETGMISLQQFEAKPLIQTLTKALSQVYTQAESKQITINIDCRSHIVASHDVKWTSEALFNLLENAVKYTPHSGQISILAESNEMFTCIHITDTGLGIPSEEIHHIFKRFYRGKQAREFEGVGIGLFLSKEIITAQGGHIKVSSEAGKGTTFSVFLPQR
- a CDS encoding ABC transporter ATP-binding protein, which gives rise to MPILQTENLKKHYGKIGSGVKALDGVSLAVEKGEFVAIVGTSGSGKSTLLHMLGGLDRATEGKVYVDGNDIFAMSDEKLTIFRRRSVGFVFQNYNLVPILNVRENIVLPIELDGGKIDEAYLDLIIRTLGLQEKVNTLPSNLSGGQQQRVAIARALATKPSIILADEPTGNLDSKTSQEVLILLKQMSEKFYQTIVMITHNEQIAQTADRIIRIEDGIIFTGQPRSSEVSQP
- a CDS encoding FtsX-like permease family protein, whose amino-acid sequence is MISTNNRKTIAALAKKSLKANRARNFTIICAIVLTTVLITAVFTMALSINKSMQHAQMQTTGSDYHGSFKYLNPAELEKLKNHPSIKEYGVFLKVGDISTSLFKNNRVEVLRVDENYVKHGFINFIAGGLPSRVDEIVLNTWALDMLGAKHELGQIVKLDIDTGEKVISQDFKISGFYETDQNLAMSGLAFVSEAFTQKNISQIDPDLSEATGSYVNTSDLAVMFNNSYNIEKKVQKILADTGLDVPYGVNPAYTSVSLSENLVNIIPYAVVILITMLSGYLLIYNIFFISVVRDVKFYGLLKTIGTTPRQLKKIISIQARSLYLVALPFGLGFGYLLGLLVLPMANSISSNTSGNVYSASPWIFIGAAAFSFMTVWIAASKPGRMASRTSPVEAVKFAGVSSIGKRKTKKSKHGAKLHNMAFSNLLRSKKKLILMLSSLSLSIILFSTIFTVISSLDVNKYLRAFISGDFVVQNEVLVSIRGARDGDPYKLSEEFANNLSKIDGVESVDKVYYRYVPYPVDDAVRAILEPSAAAADPHPYLLSTLDKGGMIYIKLYGLDPGWYDLLDKDIIEGEFNRQKFSSGKYVIITEANLMEEDSYRSYYHPGDTITFGKSGKSYEVMAVLKNDAVYAATTKAFSVLGYNAFLPAPELQKEIPQGTDPAYIVSATLHVDPTKLDQVEQAAKALTDSTNELTLKSREDYKEELGGFIRIFQTIGYSLSLVIALIGVLNYVNTVLTGVISRRNEFAMLESIGMTKKQLKRMLIYEGLYNVLCTVLITSTLGVLLTYKISKSITEVIAFTVFRMSWLPFIFTVPVMLIIAFAVTLRAYKTISQATIVERLREIE